Proteins co-encoded in one Solea senegalensis isolate Sse05_10M linkage group LG8, IFAPA_SoseM_1, whole genome shotgun sequence genomic window:
- the LOC122773498 gene encoding non-histone chromosomal protein HMG-14A-like: MGRKKSSGEADANIEPRRKSKRLSERDAPAEPQPEKTKAPPKAKKVKESAKAKPEEKKDEPQEEKEEAPAENGAEEVAATDEAEKSEDKEAEEDEDEEEEDKDAE; this comes from the exons tcCTCCGGTGAAGCAGATGCAAACATAGAG cCAAGGAGAAAGTCTAAAAGGTTGTCGGAG agagATGCACCGGCAGAACCACAGCCGGAAAAGACAAag GCACCACCAAAAGCCAAAAAAGTGAAAGAGTCAGCAAAGGCAAagccagaggagaagaaagacgaACCtcaggaagagaaagaagaggctCCTGCAGAAAATGGAGCTGAGGAG GTTGCAGCCACAGATGAGGCAGAGAAAAGTGAGGACAAGGAGGCTGAAGAagacgaggatgaggaggaggaggataaagaTGCAGAGTAG